A genomic stretch from Theobroma cacao cultivar B97-61/B2 chromosome 4, Criollo_cocoa_genome_V2, whole genome shotgun sequence includes:
- the LOC18601424 gene encoding uncharacterized protein LOC18601424 isoform X2, producing the protein MALAAVYGCFLVSHGKAKQRRKVPSPCDKIPCTFFAHLLHLLRHVFPNSSQGIGALSCASTQLYFVLLPVVLSRVGVPCF; encoded by the exons ATGGCACTGGCTGCGGTATATGGCTGCTTTCTAGTTTCCCATGGAAAGGCAAAGCAACGACGCAAAGTGCCGTCGCCTTGTGACAAGATACCCTGCACTTTCTTtgctcatcttcttcatcttcttcgtCATGTTTTCCCTAATTCTTCACAG GGTATTGGGGCCTTGAGTTGTGCTTCAACCCagctttattttgttttgcttcCTGTGGTGCTCTCCAGGGTTGGGGTCCCTTGTTTTTAG
- the LOC18601424 gene encoding uncharacterized protein LOC18601424 isoform X1: MERQSNDAKCRRLVTRYPALSLLIFFIFFVMFSLILHRFSTMTWQKQDTSNIRLILLHKFSYQRIPLSNVGERADSRGKKKGVWKELTLTVISIVRIKQQALSLHDGIPSTFFHLCPAKTNHLDIFQWLRNR; encoded by the exons ATGGAAAGGCAAAGCAACGACGCAAAGTGCCGTCGCCTTGTGACAAGATACCCTGCACTTTCTTtgctcatcttcttcatcttcttcgtCATGTTTTCCCTAATTCTTCACAG ATTTTCAACAATGACGTGGCAAAAACAAGATACAAGCAACATCAGATTAATTCTTCTCCATAAGTTTTCATATCAAAG AATTCCTCTCTCAAATGTTGGAGAAAGAGCTGACAgtagaggaaagaaaaaaggtgtTTGGAAAGAGTTGACGCTTACAGTAATATCAATAGTCCGAATCAAGCAGCAAGCTTTGTCTCTTCATGATGGAATACCCTCAACTTTCTTCCATCTGTGTCCAGCCAAAACTAATCATCTTGATATCTTCCAATGGTTGAGAAATAGGTAA